Part of the Salvia hispanica cultivar TCC Black 2014 unplaced genomic scaffold, UniMelb_Shisp_WGS_1.0 HiC_scaffold_704, whole genome shotgun sequence genome, AGTAAGGCGAATTCGTTTCTATGAAAATTGATTACTCAAAATTTACTAAGTTTCCCAAGCGACCCAATTGAATTTCTAActtaaataagataatttatactagtatattaaaagagaattttatttatttattttgaatccAAGAAAAACCTTATCCTCTCATTCACTCCACAAGCAGTCACACAGTCACGCAGCCAGTGGTGAATCTCCGATGGCAGCCCTCCGCTTAACTCCATCTCTCCCTTTCAACTTAAACAAACAACAACCCAAATCCCCCCAATTCTACCCACATCTCAACCCGCATTGGCCCAGCAGCAGCCGCGGCAGCCTCCGGGGATCGGTGCACGCCTACAAAGTGGTGATCGAGCAGGGCGACAAGCTGACCGAGGTGGAAGTCGACGAGGACGAGACCATCCTGTCGCGCGCCTCGACGTCGGCCTGGACGTGCCGCACGACTGCAAGCTGGGCGTGTGCATGACCTGCCCGGCCAAGCTCGTATCCGGGAAGGTCGATCAGAGCGAAGGCATGCTCAGCGACGACGTCATCGACCGCGGATACGCCCTCACCTGCGCCGCCTACCCTCGCTCCGATTGCCACATCAAGATCATCCCCGAGGAGGAACTGCTCTCTCTCCAGCTAGCCACTGCCAATGACTAGAACCTCCTCTCCTCTCTCATTTGTTTTGATAACATTTAAGTTGAGAACTTGAGTTTtattatatgcattttctatgtttttcttGCTTCAATATAACTACTTTGTGCTTACTCAGAAAGTATTCATTCAAACTGAGTTGTGATATATGCAAAACTCAATCTTATTGCAGAACACAGAACCACACCACGAAGGTCATTTTTAGACAATACAGAGTTCATTCTTAGTGTGTTTTTAGGTCATGATAATAAACATGATCTAAGACATCCTAATTTCAAATTcggattttataaaatgaccttaaaacaaactaacaatGACTGGTTCGACAGTTTGGCACTATACATTAGTTCGACATTGACTATAACCCCATTCAAACTACTAACAAGTATCTATATATAAGATGAAGTGAATAAGAACAAGAAGAGGGCAAACAGAGAACCATACCCAATCAATGCAGATTTTGAGTTTTAGGAAGGAGGTGTTTAGGTAGCTTGAAGCTCCTCTGCTTGAGCTTCACCTTGACATCAACTCCACCAGCAATGATAGATTTCACCACAATCTGCAGCTTCCcttccactctctctcccttccTCGGCGTGAACACCACGTTATGAATGTCATCGTCCAACGCCCTCTGCGCCAAGATCCTCCCCACGGCTGCACACGCGTCCTTGTTCTTGGTCGACCCAAGATCAAACTTCATGTCCTTGGAGATAGAAtgcgccaccaccaccacgtTGCTGGTGGCGCGGTGAACGATGCAGGCGCGAACTGAGCCCTTGGAGATGAACACGTCCAAGCAGAAAGGCTCGTGGTAGGGAGCTGTGAGCTGATTGAATGTTGGAGTCCTCTGCTTCTTGTTAGCAGTAATGCTGCTGCTTTCACGAATCAAATAAGACGAATTCTTGCTCAGCAACAATGCTTGTTTGCTCTCTTCACtcttctctatctctctcacACGATCCTTCTTCGAATGGGAAGCGTCTTCCTTGGCATCTTCCTTGCTGCTTCCCCCAAtctctctcgttcctcgcGATTTCCTGCCATGGAAGTCGAATTTGTGCTCCTCGTACTCTTTAGAACCCCGGTCGAGCTTGTAGAACAACTTCCCGTGAATCCTCATATCCTCAATCTCGTCGAAATCAAGATCCTCTACGGCTTCACCTACGGAACCAACCACCCcgttatcatcatcatcacgaTCACTGAAACGCGACCTCATTCTCATTGCTGCAGCCTCACTGCTGCCTCTCCAAGCATCAGCTAAACCCGAAGACACGTTCCACGTCGAATCGTCGACGAGCTCGATTCTGCAGTCCTTGATGCCGTCCTCGCCGGTTTCTTGAAATAAAGGCGACAGATGGATTCTGTCGGTGACGGAACGTCTACTGTCATCATCAACAAATGTAGAGGCTCTTTGAGTAGAGAATCTGCCGTGCTGCGATGCTAGCAGAGAATTCGTCGTTGATCTCAAAAGAAAGACCCTTCTTACGGCCGCAAACGCCATTGCTGAACGCGATTCAGAGGTTTACTAACAGCCTATATTCTTGAATGGATTTTCCGCTGAGACATTTCGTCGAACAGTTGGTGCCccattacttttttttgcaGTAAACTGCCTCCTAGTGATATCATATGGTGACTCAGGTTTCCGCCCAAAGGCTGCGGCTTAGACGCCGGCGACGGCGGTGAATTAGCTGTATAAACAGTCACCGGAGATTAAGAACAGATATTGCTATCTCGTTCACTTTTAAATGTGAAACCTCCTTTTAAAACGAATACTGAATTATACTGAAACTAATTACTATAATTCgcaattaaatcataaaatttgatcaaattttattagtaccatgaaatttgaaaacaaaataatacatCACGAAATTTGAATTGTCATTGGTCCAATCCCCATATAAAACgatgaaatttgaaaacaaataatacatCACGAAATTTGAATTCTTTGAAATGGTTCAATCCGATATAAAACGATGTCTTTGGTGATGCTTGATCGAACCTAGTTTATAGATTTTAACTACATTTGAATTACCTCCACATTAAAGAAAATGTAACTTGCAAACTCAGTTGTTGTTTATTATTGCAGCAATGACATTGTTTACACTAAAAATAACAAGATTGAggtagtattaaaaatgttatcaAAATGCATGTAATAAGCTGCATCAAGTAAGAAGATGGTTCCTAGTATTAGTAGTTCGTTATCGTTGGTTTCGTAGTTACTTTTCACAAACACCTAAAACTACCAAGTTTTTTCAACAATCAGAAAGATTAATACAGGCTGCCCTTCGTCAAGGTCAGTAATTAAAAGGATTAACACACCGATAAAAGCTACCATTAAAGGTTAGTGATTACAGACcgattgcaaaataaacatttggatttggattggTGGTTGTTGTCATCATCATATCAGTGGTCACCTTCCCAGTCATGTCGATCAGTAGTAAGCTTGCTGGTAAGCTGGTGCCATCCCGTTACTGTATCCGCCATACGCCGGGAAGCTCACGGGAGAGACAGGGTCGATCCGACGATGGTCGGAGGGGGGCCTCCGGGGAGTATACATATGAGGGGCTTCTGCTACCATGCCCGTAGACGCCTGGCACCGCTGGGTATGCTGGGACTGCAGCGGGAGAATACTGGGTGTGTGACGGAGGAGACCTCACGTATGTTGGAGGAGAAGGGAACGACGAAACGTAGGCATTGGTTGAACGGCCGGCCTTGGCTGGAGGCATGGGCCCTCCGGTGCTGGCGCGTGTTCTCTTGGCTGCTGGGCTAGCTGGCTTCTTCTTCTCGATCTTGACCTTCTCTAATTGCTCGAGGCGCTTCTTCAGGTCTTGTGGTGGGAACTCGGCCTCGAGTTTGTATTCTTCAATGCACTTAAGAACGGCACGGATGGCTGATTGCTCCTTCTTTGCAGCCATATGCTGTTAGAAGAAATGGAGTTAAAGAACGacaaaaattttcataaaagatAAAGACAGAGTCGTACTCTGCCAATGCAGACGAACTTCCAAGTTAACAACGAATCTCACCGATGCACGGCCAGAATTGTTGGGGTCTTCCAAGATTGATGTGGCTGTCTTTTTGCATCTTTCAGAAAAGCCTTCAATAGCGGGACAGGGGGAATTTGTCAGCTAGACCGACTTCATATGTGAAGTGCACGGCGTCAACTTGTTGTCCCTTCCAATCAATTCTTCAATCATATCTGCACAAGAGGTATCAAAGCACTGAGACACTACTTAAAGAATATCAAGGAACCTGATGTAATTTGAATGTGAAGTCAGGCTATATCAACGGACAGTAATTTTGTTCACCACATAATCTTAAGGTAAAAGT contains:
- the LOC125199868 gene encoding uncharacterized protein LOC125199868, with the translated sequence MAFAAVRRVFLLRSTTNSLLASQHGRFSTQRASTFVDDDSRRSVTDRIHLSPLFQETGEDGIKDCRIELVDDSTWNVSSGLADAWRGSSEAAAMRMRSRFSDRDDDDNGVVGSVGEAVEDLDFDEIEDMRIHGKLFYKLDRGSKEYEEHKFDFHGRKSRGTREIGGSSKEDAKEDASHSKKDRVREIEKSEESKQALLLSKNSSYLIRESSSITANKKQRTPTFNQLTAPYHEPFCLDVFISKGSVRACIVHRATSNVVVVAHSISKDMKFDLGSTKNKDACAAVGRILAQRALDDDIHNVVFTPRKGERVEGKLQIVVKSIIAGGVDVKVKLKQRSFKLPKHLLPKTQNLH